In Hippoglossus stenolepis isolate QCI-W04-F060 chromosome 21, HSTE1.2, whole genome shotgun sequence, one DNA window encodes the following:
- the dlx3b gene encoding homeobox protein Dlx3b: MSAGQTYEKKIASILTDLPGSMSCHPSSKDSPTLPESSVTDMGYYSGQAALGHHEYYQGQPYGQPMNSYHHQFNLNGMGAAGAYATKSEYPYTNSYRQYGHYNRDHLQASPPSSVKEEPEPEVRMVNGKPKKIRKPRTIYSSYQLAALQRRFQKAQYLALPERAELAAQLGLTQTQVKIWFQNRRSKFKKLYKNGEVPLEHSPNASDSMACNSPPSPTAVWENSTPQGTPISRPQVPQPTHSSSPPYLEDYNNHWYQQGSHLQHPGTVHHPVPQQSVGAVY, from the exons ATGAGCGCCGGACAGACGTATGAGAAGAAGATAGCGAGCATTTTGACCGACCTGCCTGGATCTATGAGCTGCCACCCGAGCTCCAAGGACTCCCCCACTTTGCCCGAGTCCTCGGTGACGGACATGGGCTACTACAGCGGACAGGCGGCCCTGGGCCACCACGAGTATTACCAGGGTCAACCGTACGGACAGCCCATGAACTCTTACCACCATCAGTTTAACCTGAACGGAATGGGAGCCGCGGGAGCGTACGCCACTAAATCTGAATACCCATACACGAATAGCTACAGACAGTACGGACATTACAACAGAGATCACCTGCAGGCCTCGCCTCCAAGCTCAG tgAAAGAAGAGCCAGAGCCCGAGGTGCGTATGGTGAATGGAAAACCGAAAAAGATCCGCAAGCCGAGGACGATCTACTCCAGCTACCAGCTCGCTGCCCTGCAGAGGCGCTTCCAGAAGGCGCAGTACCTCGCACTGCCCGAGAGAGCGGAGCTGGCGGCTCAGCTCGGCCTTACCCAGACACAG GTCAAGATCTGGTTCCAGAACAGGAGGTCCAAGTTCAAGAAGCTGTACAAGAACGGCGAGGTTCCCCTGGAGCACAGCCCCAACGCCAGCGACTCCATGGCCTGCAACTCCCCGCCCTCCCCCACTGCCGTCTGGGAGAACAGCACCCCTCAGGGCACCCCGATCAGCAGACCTCAGGTCCCACAGCCGACGCACAGCTCGTCGCCGCCATACCTGGAGGATTATAACAACCACTGGTACCAGCAGGGATCACACCTACAGCACCCGGGCACCGTGCACCACCCAGTCCCGCAGCAGAGCGTGGGAGCTGTTTATTAA